In a single window of the Coffea eugenioides isolate CCC68of chromosome 3, Ceug_1.0, whole genome shotgun sequence genome:
- the LOC113765144 gene encoding uncharacterized protein LOC113765144, translating into MENEKRYESYVLIHNIAKRHNVGTLARSCTAFGVSELILVGRRDFNAFGSHGSTSHLNFRHFHSLSLAKSFLKERDCDICGVEITDDAVAVNQHPFKRSTAFLLGNEGTGLSAKECEICDFFVYIPQYGCGTASLNVTVAASIVLHHFGVWAGFSERTREGNKFVVAERPTKQERKNYCAETTESIVEERRLKRENTSNGFFDESVKDDSSSNLLDGLFDS; encoded by the exons ATGGAGAATGAGAAGAGATACGAGAGCTATGTGTTAATACACAATATAGCAAAGAGGCACAACGTGGGAACGCTAGCCAGAAGCTGCACTGCTTTTGGAGTCTCAGAGCTGATTTTAGTGGGCCGCCGGGACTTCAACGCCTTTGGCAGCCATGGCTCCACCTCCCACCTCAATTTCCGTCACTTCCACTCTCTCTCCCTCGCCAAATCCTTCCTCAAG GAGAGGGATTGTGATATATGTGGGGTGGAGATTACGGACGATGCTGTGGCTGTGAATCAACATCCTTTCAAGAGAAGCACTGCTTTTCTTCTTGGTAATGAG GGAACGGGGCTTTCTGCAAAAGAGTGTGAGATATGTGATTTCTTTGTTTACATTCCGCAATATGGGTGTGGCACAGCTTCTTTAAATGTTACTGTTGCAGCCTCTATTGTGCTACACCACTTTGGAG TTTGGGCAGGATTCTCTGAGAGAACCCGTGAAGGCAACAAGTTTGTTGTGGCTGAAAGACCAACAAAGCAGGAAAGGAAGAATTACTGTGCTGAAACAACAGAATCTATTGTTGAGGAGCGAAGACTTAAAAGAGAGAATACCTCGAATGGGTTTTTTGATGAGAGTGTGAAAGATGATTCATCATCTAATCTTCTGGATGGACTATTTGATTCTTAG
- the LOC113764501 gene encoding pyruvate, phosphate dikinase, chloroplastic, which yields MSSTAKAMLIKSITDDVYTRKLLRGKYADQFDLLRATPALSVHVSRWSHGGGGGRGIKATGLSNSKNRRREPPLIRSQAILTPVSDHAPTTNKRVFTFGKGRSEGNKGMKSLLGGKGANLAEMASIGLSVPPGLTISTEACEEYQQSGKKLQQGLWEEILEGLGIVEKDMGAFLGNPSKPLLLSVRSGAAISMPGMMDTVLNLGLNDEVVAGLAAKSGERFAYDSYRRFLDMFGNVVMDIPHSLFEEKLQKLKDEKGIMLDTDLSASDLKELVEQYKSVYLEAKGEKFPTDPKMQLELAVKAVFSSWDSPRAIKYRSINQITGLKGTAVNIQSMVFGNMGNTSGTGVLFTRNPGTGEKKLYGEFLINAQGEDVVAGIRTPEDLDTMKNCMPEAYKELVENCEILERHYKDMMDIEFTVQENRLWMLQCRSGKRTGKGAIKIAVDMVNERLVDTSTAIKMVEPQHLDQLLHPQFEDPNAYKDKVIAKGLPASPGAAVGQIVFSAEDAETWHTQGKCVILVRTETSPEDVGGMHAAAGILTARGGMTSHAAVVARGWGKCCVSGCGDIRVNDAERALVVGGKVINEGEWISLNGSTGEVILGKQPLAPPAMTGDLEIFMSWADKIRRIKVMANADTPDDALTARNNGAEGIGLCRTEHMFFASDERIKAVRKMIMAISLEQRKEALDSLLPYQRSDFEGIFRAMDGLPVTIRLLDPPLHEFLPEGNLEEIVGQLTTDTGMSEDEVYSRIEKLSEVNPMLGFRGCRLGISYPELTEMQVRAIFEAAVSLRNQGFTVLPEIMVPLVGTPEELGHQVSLVRNVAEKVFSEMGASLSYKVGTMIEIPRAALVADEIAKEAEFFSFGTNDLTQMTFGYSRDDVGKFLPIYLAKGILQADPFEVLDQKGVGQLIKIATERGRAARPSLKVGICGEHGGEPSSVAFFAEAGLDYVSCSPFRVPIARLAAAQVAVE from the exons AGAGTATTTACTTTCGGCAAAGGTAGAAGTGAGGGCAACAAGGGCATGAAGTCTTTG TTGGGAGGAAAAGGTGCAAATCTTGCTGAAATGGCAAGTATTGGTTTATCTGTCCCGCCTGGACTGACGATATCAACAGAAGCATGCGAAGAATATCAGCAGAGTGGCAAGAAGCTGCAGCAAGGATTGTGGGAGGAAATATTGGAAGGTTTAGGCATCGTGGAGAAGGATATGGGAGCTTTTCTTGGGAACCCTTCCAAGCCACTCCTCCTCTCTGTTAGATCCGGTGCAGCG ATTTCGATGCCAGGCATGATGGATACAGTCCTAAACCTTGGACTAAATGATGAGGTTGTTGCTGGTTTGGCTGCAAAAAGTGGTGAGCGTTTTGCATATGACTCGTACAGAAGGTTCCTCGACATGTTTGGAAATGTT GTGATGGACATTCCACATTCTCTATTTGAGGAAAAGCTGCAAAAGTTAAAGGATGAAAAGGGCATAATGCTGGACACTGACCTATCTGCCTCTGATCTCAAGGAGCTGGTAGAACAGTACAAGAGTGTCTACCTTGAGGCCAAGGGAGAAAAGTTTCCCACAG ACCCAAAAATGCAGTTGGAATTGGCAGTCAAGGCAGTATTTAGTTCATGGGACAGTCCTCGGGCTATTAAATATAGGAGCATTAATCAAATAACTGGTTTGAAGGGAACTGCAGTTAACATCCAAAGCATGGTTTTTGGAAACATGGGAAACACTTCTGGTACTGGTGTTCTCTTCACCAGGAACCCAGGCACCGGTGAGAAGAAGCTCTATGGGGAGTTTCTGATAAATGCTCAG GGAGAGGATGTTGTAGCTGGCATTAGAACACCTGAGGACTTGGATACCATGAAGAATTGTATGCCTGAAGCTTACAAGGAACTTGTTGAGAattgtgaaattttagaaaGACATTACAAAGACATGATG GATATTGAATTCACTGTTCAAGAAAATAGGCTATGGATGTTGCAATGTCGATCTGGAAAACGCACAGGCAAAGGTGCAATAAAGATTGCTGTGGACATGGTCAATGAACGGCTTGTTGACACTAGCACTGCAATCAAAATGGTGGAGCCACAGCATCTTGACCAACTTCTTCATCCACAG TTTGAGGATCCAAATGCTTACAAAGACAAAGTGATTGCAAAGGGCCTGCCTGCATCACCTGGAGCAGCAGTTGGGCAGATTGTCTTTAGTGCTGAGGATGCTGAAACATGGCACACGCAAGGAAAGTGTGTCATTTTG GTGAGAACTGAAACCAGTCCCGAGGACGTTGGAGGAATGCATGCAGCTGCCGGAATCTTGACAGCTAGAGGTGGCATGACATCTCATGCAGCTGTTGTAGCTCGTGGCTGGGGAAAATGTTGTGTTTCAGGTTGTGGTGACATCCGCGTAAATGATGCTGAAAGG GCTCTAGTTGTAGGAGGTAAAGTAATTAATGAAGGAGAATGGATTTCACTAAATGGTTCGACGGGTGAAGTGATATTGGGTAAACAACCACTGGCTCCACCTGCCATGACAGGTGATTTGGAGATCTTCATGTCATGGGCTGACAAAATAAGACGGATTAAG GTGATGGCAAATGCAGATACACCTGATGATGCACTTACTGCAAGGAACAATGGTGCTGAAGGAATTGGTTTATGTCGAACAGAGCACATG TTCTTTGCTTCTGATGAAAGAATAAAGGCCGTTAGGAAGATGATAATGGCAATTTCCCTGGAGCAGAGGAAGGAAGCCCTGGACTCGTTGTTGCCTTATCAACGATCTGATTTTGAGGGCATTTTCCGTGCTATGGATG GTCTTCCTGTCACAATTCGGCTGCTAGACCCTCCACTTCATGAGTTTCTCCCAGAAGGCAACCTTGAAGAAATTGTTGGTCAACTAACTACAGATACAGGCATGTCGGAAGATGAAGTTTACTCGAGGATTGAGAAATTATCAGAAGTGAATCCAATGCTTGGATTTCGAGGATGCAG ACTTGGAATATCGTATCCGGAGTTGACAGAAATGCAAGTGCGGGCAATTTTTGAGGCTGCAGTCTCTCTTAGAAATCAAGGCTTTACAGTACTCCCAGAAATTATGGTGCCCCTTGTTGGAACACCTGAG GAATTAGGCCATCAAGTAAGCTTAGTACGAAATGTTGCTGAAAAAGTCTTCTCAGAGATGGGTGCCTCACTGAGCTATAAGGTGGGAACCATGATAGAAATCCCAAGAGCTGCTCTTGTTGCAGATGAG ATTGCTAAGGAAGCAGAATTCTTTTCCTTTGGGACAAATGACCTCACTCAAATGACATTTGGGTACAGTAGAGATGATGTTGGCAAGTTTCTCCCCATTTACTTGGCTAAAGGCATTCTACAAGCAGATCCATTTGAG GTACTTGATCAGAAGGGTGTCGGCCAACTCATCAAGATCGCTACAGAAAGAGGCCGTGCAGCGAGGCCGAGCTTGAAG GTCGGAATTTGTGGAGAACATGGAGGGGAACCTTCTTCTGTTGCCTTCTTTGCTGAGGCTGGACTTGACTATGTTTCATGCTCTCCATTCAG GGTCCCCATTGCAAGGCTAGCAGCAGCTCAAGTTGCAGTAGAATGA
- the LOC113766969 gene encoding uncharacterized protein LOC113766969: MHTLQSREISGLVYNKKLSRMLRILSRRFRRLCSRIRWLLRRRPRPKVVIRRFGKLNSKGQLNKEATIKNSPSYVNGQVKVAFTQRPIRVATFNAALFSLAPAIPKAEKSVVFIPGDEEYLKSETRVKPVSGRPKSILKQSPLHPTIGDPELTSSQIKLTRSKPKVSINLPENEISLAQNKVLSFEEDSSTNIVSFYTNSIAPMRSPICFPLGMANWMNDGSKSIYDVLKELDADILALQDVKAEEEKQMTPLSNLAEALGMYYVFAESWAPEYGNAIMSKWPIKKWKVQRIYDDKDFRNVLKATIDVPWVGDLNFYCTQLDHLDENWRMKQINAIIQSSDHPHILAGGLNSLDASDYSSERWTNIVKYYEELGKPTPKTQVVNFLKEKEYTDAKHFPGEFEPVVIIAKGQSVQGTCKYGTRVDYIMASPDLPYNFVPGSYSVISSKGTSDHHIVKVDIMKAANTAQHLGGKRHKKLKQRVVKITNSCTSRGFWHL, encoded by the exons ATGCACACACTTCAATCAAGAGAGATTTCAGGGCTTGTGTACAATAAGAAATTGTCTCGCATGTTGCGTATCCTAAGCAGGAGATTTCGACGCCTTTGCTCAAGGATAAGGTGGTTGCTCCGGAGGCGTCCAAGGCCTAAAGTGGTAATCAGGAGATTTGGGAAGCTGAACTCAAAAGGTCAGCTTAACAAAGAAGCAACAATCAAAAATTCTCCAAGTTACGTAAATGGACAAGTGAAAGTTGCTTTTACACAAAGGCCTATTCGAGTTGCAACTTTCAATGCAGCCTTGTTTTCACTTGCACCTGCTATTCCCAAGGCTGAAAAGTCAGTTGTTTTCATTCCTGGCGACGAAGAGTATCTGAAGAGTGAAACTCGGGTTAAGCCAGTGAGTGGTCGTCCAAAGAGCATACTCAAACAGTCTCCCCTGCACCCCACAATTGGTGATCCGGAGCTAACTTCCAGTCAGATCAAACTCACCAGATCAAAACCAAAAGTTTCGATAAATCTTCCTGAAAATGAGATATCACTGGCACAAAACAAGGTGCTTAGCTTTGAGGAAGATTCTTCGACCAATATAGTGTCTTTCTACACAAACAGCATAGCTCCAATGAGGTCTCCCATATGCTTTCCCCTTGGCATGGCTAACTGGATGAATGATGGAAGTAAGAGCATTTATGATGTGCTTAAAGAACTGGATGCTGATATCTTGGCTTTGCAAGATGTGAAAGCTGAGGAAGAGAAACAAATGACCCCTTTGTCTAATTTGGCTGAGGCCTTAGGTATGTACTATGTCTTTGCAGAAAGCTGGGCTCCTGAGTATGGGAATGCTATCatgtcaaaatggccaattaagAAGTGGAAAGTTCAGAGAATTTATGATGACAAGGACTTCAG GAATGTGCTCAAGGCTACAATTGACGTCCCATGGGTGGGGGACCTCAACTTTTATTGCACTCAACTTGACCATTTAGATGAGAATTGGAGGATGAAGCAAATCAATGCAATTATTCAGTCAAGTGATCATCCACACATTTTGGCTGGAGGCCTCAATTCTCTTGATGCCTCAGATTACTCATCTGAAAGATGGACCAATATTGTGAAG TATTACGAGGAGCTGGGAAAACCAACACCAAAAACTCAAGTGGTGAATTTcttgaaggaaaaagaataCACAGATGCCAAGCACTTTCCAGGCGAATTTGAGCCAGTGGTCATCATTGCCAAAGGCCAAA GTGTTCAGGGAACCTGCAAATATGGAACCCGTGTGGACTATATTATGGCCTCCCCTGACCTGCCATACAACTTTGTGCCTGGATCATACTCGGTCATTTCATCCAAAGGCACATCTGATCATCACATAGTCAAGGTTGATATTATGAAAGCAGCAAATACAGCTCAACATTTGGGTGGCAAAAGACACAAGAAACTAAAACAAAGAGTTGTAAAGATCACAAATTCTTGTACTTCAAGAGGATTTTGGCACTTATAG